The following is a genomic window from Carassius gibelio isolate Cgi1373 ecotype wild population from Czech Republic chromosome B20, carGib1.2-hapl.c, whole genome shotgun sequence.
ACTGGGGAAATGAAATTCACATATGCATGCagtaattaaacatgacattattTGTCAACATGTTAAAGGCGTTTTGGATACGGACcagatttttacagtgtattaatcACAAGTGTATAATTGAACTTGTCTCACCATACAACACACTGTATGTCTGCCCAGATGTCACCATTAGGAGAAATGGCTCATGCCACTGCTAAGAGGCAGATGACCATCTGGCATGTAATttattatgggttatgaaagTACTGTAATGTATTGACCCCTTGAAATATTATACACAAACTCTTGAGTATATTAGCAAATACTAGTAAAACAATTGCAGTTTAAGCCATTTAAATAACAGTCCGGATAAACAAAAGCAGCTAGTCAAGCTGCTTCCACTGAGTGCAGCAGTTTAATCCACCCACACTCTCTCACCCAATCTCATCGCTCAAGTGAACCCATGATAAATGTTTATCAACTTAATTAAAAGAGGATTCCAATTAGAATGAGAGTGAAGTGTTGTAGAATTTAACTATTGTTTATGTGATATAGAGAGTTTGACAGACTGAGGGCACAAGCAGTCACCATCTGGCCTGCACGATAAGCTCTTGGATGTTGCCTTGATATGAAGCATTTGTAGCACCAGTGGTTTTCTTTTGTGCTTATTTATATAActgtttctttaaataatttgaaGCATCAAAGCATAGCATAACCccactaaatatataaaaattaaattgtaaagatTTTTGTAATTTGGTGTCTAAATTCTTGTTTCTAAGCTTATGGATGATTCAGTGTACCTTAATTTCAGATACTGTTTCACAGTAGTTGTTTCtaaatgtgttgttttgtttttcatattgcttatacattttaaaaaaatatttattcattctaaATTTGAGATGTCCACTTTATTCAATGAAACCTGCTAAAAATCAgactgaaaaaaattacaaacttgcatttttatttatgaatatttaataattattaactacaAATTTTACCCAAATCCATTACATTCACTGAGGGCTAAAAAAATATTGCTGTCCAGTGGTGCTGAAATCACTGATGACGAGGTTGGGGTTGGATGCCTCCGAGTAATCAAATCAAGGAGAATTGACCCGTGTTATAATGTCGTGATGGAGagacttttcttcttttttttcacctGTTAGTTAAGagccttttttcttttcattcaacTATTTGCATGCTGTTTTCTTTGAGATAAACACTGCATAATGCTAAAACATAATACTTCTGTCAAGATCTTTTTAAACTTTgcattgtcttaaaaaaaaaaagacataaccCCTTATCTACATCAGGAACACAATCAAGCCAGACCCATTTTAACTGACAGCTGCTCTTCTGCAACAAAGGTCATTTCAAATGCAAGCAGGTCTATTCATTTGATTTCCTCAACATCTCTCAGAGCACTGAATGTAATTATCGTCTCTCCATCTAGCGTCCCTAGAGAGCCCATCCCCCTCCAGGCTCAGCTGTGACCGACCCTTCAGCCCTCCCCCCACCTGAACATGTGACATTATCCTGTCCCGCCTGCCTTTCCCCACCCACCAGCACCTAGCCAGCCGTAGGACTTTTATAATCTCCACACAGTGTCTGATCCAGGATCAGTCACCATTGTCTCTCGTTTTAGCCTTATAATAGAAAAAGTAAAAACACAAAACCAATTGGGGcttatataacaacaacaataataataattttataatattattatttaattgtttaaacataaaacaataataaaaaaaatatatgtaataataatgatCACCATAATTCAATCGataatgatatatttaaaataatatatttaaaatttttataataataatagcattattATTGTTAGGcagataaataaacaattttgagattttaaaacTGTGTCTCAGTGGGTTCAAATGAGAATGTGATTTTGATGGTAAAATAGTTACTAAAATAGTGACTGTAACTGTTTCTGTAGTAATGAGGGAAATAGACTAAATTAATGTGcagtaaatgtaatatattaggaaATATGCAATAACCTAAATTAAATGAATGGTGTCCAGAGGTGCAGGCCTCGAAAAGACTTcatttacattcatattttagGGATAATTCATCAGAATCCATAAAAAAGCCTTGTTACTGAGGTTTTCATTATGAAATCATAGCCAAAGGACAGAGTCAGTCCACTCAGAATAGAAAGAGACTGCATCATCACAGATGGTGCTTGAGGGCTTTGATTGCACTCAGTCAAGTACCTGCCTgtgtctaagtgtgtgtgtgcaagcttTTGTTTGACCATATGTGCATATATGTGCCCTCAGTGGTGTTTGCATTTAAgtttaacatttgttttattcatgtgTTTTAGACTGACTGGGTGCTTTGCAGGCTTGAACTAGTGGATGGTCACAGATAGCCTAAAGGCTTGGCTTCTGTTTCTGAATAAGTGTTTTAATCTTCAGATGGTAAATATGATCTGCTCCACTGCTTTGGCTGTTGCTAGTTTAACCTGtgaaatgctgcatttatttattttatggcagaacacatcaaaacaaacacctgctttaCCTGCATCTAATTTGAATGCAAAGCCCCGCCTTGTGTCCAAGGCCCAGGCTTCTTGACCTATAAGAAAAAGCCCTTCCTCCACAAAAATGAACAGAATGATGAGGagaagcaaaaaaaagaaaattaacatgaaaaaatttATCAACATGAATGTTACTGcagaatatataataaaagaatgTTACTATTCAAATTTAAGCAATGAAAATTTGCCAATGTTCCCATAAGGGGCTATTTCTATCCAATCTGATCCATATAATTACCCTGTTAAAGTAACCTAATGTATTCAGGGGATTAAGTAATAAGCCAGATAATTGCTatcatattttacactgtttttAGTGATagcaatgtttctttaaaaattattaGTATTGTAATTATTACAGCCttcatgttgttattattatttgacctACATTGTGAGATTTATCAtgtcataatatatatttttttatatttcacccacaaactataataataatttgtattattattattattattattattattattattattattattattattattattattattattattattattattatattattattcattatgttGATAAAAGGTATGATTGGTTATTAATGatttgttatataatatttattttttaaatatgctgtCACCCcagactataataataatattttataattatgtattataaaaataactattgattatttgaaataataatacaactattATTAATGTTGTAGATGTTGTTTTGATGTTGGTgttgtattattgttttttggagttggcttattttaaaaaaagatgaaatgcatGATGCAGATTAAATACTGACACATTATGCATTTCATAATAATGTAGgctcttttaaatattaaatggcaACAGCagctattaattattaatataattattaataattattataattatcaactattcatgtaaatgtattagtattataattataGTTTGGTGACGacggcacatatatatatatatatatatatatatatatatatatatatatatatatatatatatatataatatacacacacacatgtttgtttttgtgaacagtggggacatcccataggcgtaatggtttttataatgtagaatctgtatattctatcgccctttaccaaccctacccctaaccctaaccctcacaggaaagtttgtgcatttttactttctcaaaaaacctcattctgtttgatttataagcgttttgaaaatggggacatgggttatgtcctcataagtcaccgtCTCCTTCTAATACCACcatgtcatacccatgtcattatacagagttgtgtcctgatatgtcacaaaaacatgcccacacacacacacacacacacacacacacacacacacacacacacattaaattgcAACCGcgacttttattatttttattgttacagtTGTACttttttacagaagaaaaaatgCTTATACCACTATGTGTGTGAAACATAAAACAATTCTGGCaaatggcaaaaagaaaaaaaaatggccaaagctTTATTTAGCGAGTCTCTTGGGAATACAGCGCTCTCCCCTCCTCCGCCATGTGATGACGGACAGACTGTATCACCGGAGCGATGCTTGAAGTCACTCTCATCAGCAACAAAGCgaagcaacagcagcagcagcactgaCGTAAACCATCCACCACATCACCGGAACCATACGGACCCGGACGACATCATATCGTCTCCTCCGAAGGACGTATAGGATGGGAACGGAGCGCTGAGAGAGACTGGGATCGTGAAGATGCTCGGACTCCAATTGACGGCAACATTTGAAATGCGCGTTAAATGGAGACTCATGACAAGAGATGCTGCAGGGTGCCGCATTGCCTGGCCGCTTGACGATGGTAGGATAGAGCAGCGCTTTTAACCGTGATGCTCGTTCTTAGATGCTTTTGGGGTGGGATCTGTAGTCGATTGAATGCTTCAGATTTGATCATACGCAAACTAAGACGATTTCAGCCTGCTTAAGCCATACGTGCATATACACGTATACAATCGATGAGCACGACCAGATGAATGTATATGAATTTACGTTGCAGAACTAGCATTAATAAACCCACAACTCTGAAGGAGTGTATGAGGTGAACTAACATTGTCGTAGCTTACACTCAGGACCATCTCCAAAGTCAGGTTTTTATTTGCAAGCACTGCAGCGATAGGGCTCTTTATGATTGATATTTTCATCATCAGTCACATAGGGAATATATAGTGATAGTATATAGAGTACAGTATAGTCAGTCTTGGTCTAGTGCAAGGACAATGACTCATTTACAGGCAGGCCTGTCTCCAGAAACCCTGGAGAAAGCCAAGGTGGAGTTAAAGGAGAACCCCGACACTTTGCATCAGGACATACAGGAGGTGAGGGACATGATCATCACCCGTCCAGACATTGGCTTTCTCAGGACAGATGATGCTTTCATCCTGCGCTTTCTTAGAGCCCGGAAATTTAACCATTTCGAGGCCTTCCGCCTCCTGGCCCAGTACTTTGAGTACCGGCAACAGAACCTAGATATGTTCAAGAACCTCAAGGCCACCGATCCGGGGATCAAGCAGGCTCTGAAGGATGGATTTCCTGGGGTTCTGTCCAATTTGGATAGATACGGGAGGAAGATTCTGGTTCTGTTCGCGGCGAACTGGGATCAGAGCAGGTAGGGTGCTATTGGATTTTGGCTAATCGTGGGGTAATGACGCGCACTGTCAGAGCCGTCTTTTCAGCACAAGTCTTCTGTCATTCACTAGAGCGTGAAGTTGAGCCATAAGGGGATGTGAAGTGTTACCCTTTACTTAAATTTAACATTACAGTGTTACACAAATTGCATGTTTCTATTTCTCTATGAGATGTTAAAAAACTAATTCTTAGAAATTTTATGTAGGTTTCATATTCTTTTATAGACCATTTAAACAATTTTCTACAGCAAATTCCAAAAAACCCTTCCAAAGGATGGTGTCCACCAGCTGAATGAactttaagaaacattttaacCATTGAGGGTGTGATTTTCCACAACTGGCCCCTGATTACCTTTGACCTGACCCAGTATTTTACATGGAGattctatatgtatatatgtgtgtgtgtgtgtgtgtgtgtgtgtcagtgtcattatgtttttatttacagtatgaaaACATAAATGCACTAAGTACTTATGgaatatttcaacatttcaaaaagtattttctcataatatgtatataatgaTGACATACAGTCATGACAGTTTAAGTGTCTCTGTTTGTCACATGACAAAATATCTACATGGATGTAAAATACACTCACTTTGATTAGGCAAATAGGAGgtatttatgcatttgttaatGCATCTTTGAACAGttgatccagaaaaaaaaattccacatatACTGTAGCTTCATTTAGTACTGTTTGAGCTTAGTGGTTAACAGCCAGCAAGGGTTAATCTATCGTCTGTGTGTCCTTGAGTGAAACACTTCATCCCAGGTTACTCCAGGGACACTGTCCATGcaataaatgcactgtaagtgttCTACCAAATGGCACATTACGaaatcaaacaaataatatttcttaaaatgtaatcaagctatttattttatcagtaatGTACTGTGGGTTGTGTGTATGAACTGTAACATAAATACTAGTATGTGAGTTTAAATGTGGCCTTTACTTCCTTTGTAACAAATTCAGTAAATATGCAGTGGCCTCAACAATCTTTGGAcacataaaggaatagttcacccaaaaatgaaaatttgctgaaatcttcttcaccctcagaccatcctaGATAGATgagtagatgaatttgtttattcACTGGAAAAGATTTATAGAAATGTAGTATTACATCACTGGCTTCACCACTGGATCcactacagtgaatgggtgccatcagaatgagagtccaaacagctgataaaaacatcacaataatctacacaaCGGCTGTCCATCAATTATCattttgtgaagcaaaaagctgcattgCTTGTAATAAATCAATCATTATGATGTTTTAAACTTCAAAAAGttacttctggctaaaatatgaatcCTCAATCTGTGATATTGCTTTCTCCACTGTAAAAGTCATCTTATCTGAGTTAAGATAGGAATATGCACATATCAAGTATACTTACAAGCAAAAATACTCCAAAAGCCATTCTAAACAAATGCTTTGGTGGATTTTAATTTGAGAAGACAACAGGGGATAGACTTTTAGAAGGAAGCTTTATTATGGACTATGAACATGTTTTGGCCTGaagcaacattttaaagttaaaacgccttaatgagagatttgtttcttacaaagatGCAACATTTCACTTTACAAGATGGACTGGAGTCAaatagattacttgtggattattgtgttgatGTTTAGTCTCACCTCTATAGACTGTAGAGTACATAGTGCTCGAGTCCATATCAAACAGCCTTTGAATTCAAGCCAATCGCACCATTGCCTTGGATGGCAGGGCTCTTTGGCATCCTCTCACAGGAACAATGTATGATGAACACTAGGGTCAAGTCGTGCCCGATTTGCTACATTTATTGCAGCGTTATGCGAAATTGAAAGTGCTGTCAGagtttaaatacaaatatgagTAACCATATGAGAAAATGGCATGTGTCATAAAAAAAGTGCACATTTGAAGTTTGTTTGCAAATCTTCCTAAAGCCTTGTGTTTATCTGCAGGTACACTTTTGTGGATATTCTGCGAGCTATATTACTTTCACTGGAGGCAATGATAGAAGACCCCGAGCTACAAGTGAATGGATTTGTCTTGATCATTGATTGGAGTAACTTCACTTTCAAGCAAGCTTCCAAGTTAACTCCAAGCATGCTGAGATTGGCAATTGAGGGCCTGCAGGTAACACTactgtctgtttttaatttaatgtttatattgaAAAATCTACATGGATATCACAATGCATTCTTGTACCTTCATGCATCTAAATGGGTGTTCTTAGCAGCAATGGAACATCTAATATGTAATGTTCATAAAGCGTGCTTCAGGCTTGAATAATGAGAACTGCATAGGGAAATTCTGCATGTGTGAGGCTGAACAGGTATCCCTCTCCTGTCAAACATTTGCCATTCTCTTTGTGAGTAACATGAATGGGAGCTGACCCAATGATTTAACTTAAGGGAACACAATCTGCATAGAATTGCACCAGATATTATATGCACAGTAGATATTTTAGCAACTGCAGTATTTTGCACACTCACATTGCATAAAATGtacaactttcactttttaacATCACTACTAAACATAACTGAGCAGCAAAAATCTGTTGTGCCATAAAATGGTCACTGTGCATTTAACAATAGCTAATCTGTGCACAGACATCATCCATTTCCAGAAGCAGCCTCTTGAAAGCAGCTCTCATTTAGACATCGCTCCTTTGAGGAGGGCTTGGGTCTGATATGACATGTAGGCAGTACAGAGTGAGTCCTGTTGACTGAATATTAATGCAGGTCCATGATGAGCGTATTCCACATTCCAGTGCCTCTTCAGACAGATTAGCTGGTGAATAATTGATCGACGCCATTAGCATCTTGCATCCACAATGTGCTGTTCACATTGAGTGGGACATCGCTTTTGTAGCCGTTTGAAAGGGAAACAATAGCGTTGATTGAGGGAAAACAGCCACAGCTAATTAGTTACAGTTCAAAAGAGTCCTCAGCAGCAAGCTTGTCGGCAGAAGTCAGGATttacatatgtaaatatttacacgaatccagattttttattttttgatcagaTTTGCATGCATAAATGTACAGAGAGTGACTTGAATGTATGCATTTACAGA
Proteins encoded in this region:
- the clvs2 gene encoding clavesin-2, with the translated sequence MTHLQAGLSPETLEKAKVELKENPDTLHQDIQEVRDMIITRPDIGFLRTDDAFILRFLRARKFNHFEAFRLLAQYFEYRQQNLDMFKNLKATDPGIKQALKDGFPGVLSNLDRYGRKILVLFAANWDQSRYTFVDILRAILLSLEAMIEDPELQVNGFVLIIDWSNFTFKQASKLTPSMLRLAIEGLQDSFPARFGGIHFVNQPWYIHALYTVIRPFLKDKTRKRIFMHGNNLNSLHQLLLPEILPSELGGMLPPYDMGTWARTLLDHAYDEETDYCPESYTLSVKDLEKDLSPKTMKRSQSVVEPGVLKRPEKVKSEEENMQPLLSLD